A genome region from Hevea brasiliensis isolate MT/VB/25A 57/8 chromosome 7, ASM3005281v1, whole genome shotgun sequence includes the following:
- the LOC131168747 gene encoding glucan endo-1,3-beta-glucosidase 4-like, producing MAIFWLRILLVLLIMSITPPRSDGQLEQWCIADEQTPDGELQAALDWACGKGGADCRMIQVNQPCYLPNTARDHASYAFNNYFQKFKHNGGSCYFRGAAIITELDPSHNSCHYEFLP from the exons ATGGCAATCTTTTGGCTAAGGATATTGCTCGTTCTTCTAATCATGTCAATAACTCCTCCAAGATCAG ATGGGCAGTTGGAGCAATGGTGCATAGCAGATGAGCAGACCCCAGATGGAGAGTTGCAGGCAGCCTTGGATTGGGCTTGTGGGAAAGGTGGTGCAGATTGTAGAATGATTCAAGTGAACCAGCCTTGCTATTTACCAAACACTGCAAGAGACCATGCTTCATATGCTTTCAACAACTACTTCCAGAAATTCAAGCACAATGGTGGATCTTGCTACTTCAGGGGAGCAGCCATTATTACTGAACTGGATCCCA GTCATAACTCCTGTCACTACGAGTTCCTTCCATGA